TGCTGGGACAGCGTTGTCTAAAAGAAAATGATAAAACTGATATCCAGTGTGATATGagacaacaacaacaataaaacATGTCCATCTCCTAAATAGCTCATTCCATTGACACTCAAGTAGGTGTAACCTCTCATTTACACCAGTCTTAATACGAGACTCTTAGCTGCAATAAATATAAGAAATAAAGTTACGTATCTGTTATCAACTATAACTTTTGATCAATGAATAAAAGCTTGATCCAAATAATAGAATACCAACATTGTAGATGGACAAATATATATGATCATATTTGATATTTTCCCTTTTTTTAAACCCACGATTCGGTTATTTCGATTTTGAAGAACATCAATTCGGCTAGTTCGATTTTAGGTATAGAGTTTGGTCGGGTTGAAAGTAAGTTTTGATTTCAACCCGACCAATTGGAACAAAGAGGctgttttatgtcatgtttgGATAGAAATACTTTTGGACTTTTGCTTTAAAATCTCCTTAGAATTTCACTTAATTTTATGAGCGCATTCAAACACCGAAATCTTTTCGATTTAAAAAGGCTCGATATATTCGAATGTGTCCACGTGAAGCATGATTAGAAGTTAGCAAGTACCACACGTGAAACATGATGATGCAATGTAGGGACATGCGACAAATTTGGGTTTCAagtatttttaagatttattatatttatatacatatataaaaaaaataaaaataaaaacttgtctgagacgatctcacatgtcgtattttgtgagacagatatcttttTGGgttattcattaaaaaaattactttttatgctaagagtaatactttttattgtgaatatcgatagggttttACCTATCTaaaagataaatattcgtgagactgtctcacaagaaacatgctcataaaaaaattgatttatcGAGTTCCTATTTCACCTTCTAGCTGAAACTCTTCTATGATCGTGCATGCGTATATTATAATAACACATAATCataataaagaaagaaattaaCTAAAAAAAGTTGAAGAGAAAGACCAAACAAATAGGAGTGTTTAATGTGATCCGACAAAATAGTTCCAACAAacataaataacaaaaaaaatacaCTTTTGTTGTcctaaataatattttgaacataAAAAATTATGCTTTCATAGATCTGGTCAGAGATCGATTCACGTTACAATTTTAATTTGTTAGACAATATAATGgtagttttctttttttttgaataaatatGTATCAAAACTATATCACCATGGAATATACCAGAATAAAAATcacataaatattaatttagaaGCAATAGGATTAAAGAAGAGGAAAAAAATCAAAAAGAACCAATTTTTTCCTCGAAAAATAAAAGTGAAACCCAATCTAAGTTTGaaagagtaagtctcttgtgagacgatttgacgaatatttatctgtgagacagatcaaccgtatcgatattcacaataaaaattaatattgttagcataaaaataatatttttcataaatgactCATATAAAATATCTGTGTCACAAAATAGACTCGCatgaagtttttgtcattttgaAAATCAGCTAGAAAAATAACTAATTTATCCAAGAATACGTCATAAATCACcaggttttatttgattgtTCTCGTCCACCTGTAATAATTGGAATCCTGGAATTAAAGTAGGCAGCACAAGTTCTTTTCATCGTCATCTACATACTTCTTCTCTCTCACTCGCAAAAGAATTGTTCATCAATGGATGCTTTGGGACTGCTGAGGATTCGGGTCAAACGAGGTATCAATCTTTCTGTGCGAGACACGGCCACCAGTGATCCTTACGTTGTCGTCACATGCGGCGAGCAGGTCTGTCTCTATTTAGTTATTCTTggattatatgtatatatatgtatgtagaGTTCTTTTCATCTATagggtttgagatttttttggtCGAATTGTGGGTATTTTTTTTTCACCTGTTTCTTTAACTTGGAACTCGATTTACAGCATATATACTTGAGGTGGTTTTCTGATTAAATTTTGACTCACATAAATTATGTTTTCTGTCAATCAAGGAAATTTATAGTCGATCCACATTTTCAGGAGGAATTAGTTTATGGGAACTCGATAATGATATGTTGTTGTTCATCGTTTTGGTGTAGTTCCAAGTTGTTTAATGCATGAATGTGAATTTGTGGCTTTACTATCTTGTCTGACTAGGAAAGCCAAATCTTCCCACGGGCCTTGTATTAATACTTTAGGTCATCGCgccttttttaaaatcttggttTTGAATCGATTTCGGCCAGTTTATGACAGAATTCGAGTTTGATGCAGATTCTGGTATCATATTGTCTAAAGCATATTTACTTTGCAGCGGGTGAAGACTAAAGCCGTCAAGGACAGCTGCAACCCCGAATGGGACGACGAGTTGACGATTTACATCAAGTCTCTAGATGTTCCTATTATTCTCGTAAGTGTCATAATCAAATCTTGATTTACGTCCAACTTCTAGAGCAATCGTCTATCAAATTTTCGTTCATCTCGACCTCCGGTTCCGGATACCTGAGGCCAACCCAGGCCCCTCTGGTGAAccaacaattatatatatatatgtactcaCATCTTTACTTTTCAGTGTGTGTATGACAAAGACACCTTCACCGGAGACGACAGCATGGGAGACGCCCAAATCGACATTAAACCTTACGTAGAATGTCTGAAAATGGGATCGCAAGATCTCCCAGATAACACTAAAGTAGATAGGGTCCTGCCAAGCCAAGAGAACTGCCTAGCTCATGAAAGCTGTGTTGTCTGGAACAAAGGTAAGATGACCCAAGAGATGACTCTCAGGTTGAGGAACGCAGAATGCGGTGAAGTCGAGATTGAGATTGAATGGATCGACGCTCAAGGTTGCAAAGGTCTCCATCGACCCACCAGTCTTTCTATGTGAAATAGTATCGATATTACTCGATGACATCGACTGAACTCGTATCTAAATAATCGATCCATTGTAGTGTGTCGTTGACATGGGTTGTGAAGTACTCGATCATCATGTTTCTATGTATGAACTCTTTAATAAATGCTATGAAGATCAGTTTGAGAGAGAAAGGAACCTTACTCTGATTTTTGTAGAAGGGATTAAAGCCTGAGAATACTTctgatttaataaataaaatctaGGACGAAAATGGTAACTAACAAAATCTAGAAAATAATATCTTAAGCAAAATTTTGAGATATAAatgtaaatttataaaatttcaaGTTACATAATAATCATATGATTATGGTGCATAGCCCTCTTCACCGCAACATCGATGATAATATCTCAGCCATAGTCTTATCAGGCACATCACCTTGATTATCAAGTTGAATTCCAGACTCCAGCACTGCTGCATCCAATGTTAGCTTCCTTTTAGCAATCTCGTAAACGTTCTCATCAACTGTATTCTTTGTCACGAGCCTTGAAAAATGAAGTGAACAACAAATGATTGTTAAATATTTAACTAGAAAAGAATATAATGGAGCGAGCATGCAACACGACACAGAAATCAGATCACAATCTTTGATTTCAAGAAAATGGAGGAAGAGGGAACAATGCCTGTAAACTGTGACTGGCTTGGTTTGCCCAATACGATGGCAGCGATCTTCAGCCTGCCGATCAATCTGAGGATTAAAATCCATGTCATGAATTATAACTGTATCAGCTCCAGTCAAGTTCAAACCCTGCCCTCCAGCCCTTGTGGACAGCAAGCATGCAAAGATTGAGGTGTCCTTGTTGAAGGTATCAACGATTGTCTGTCTTTCTGTCACCTGTGTGCTGACAATACGAAACACATATCAAGCTCCACAAATAGATTATGTGATTTCTGTTTTAAGAAGAATAAAATGGTATGAATTTTGAACAAAGTAAGCAACGTTATGCATGCCATTCATTCAGCTATAACCCTAGCAACAACGAAGCCTCGAAGATCAAGTTTTGGGATCAAACATTTGATCACCAACGATGGCAGCAATACGACTTGCTATTATGTTTAAATGTTTGCCGAAATGCACTAATTTGAATTATAATCTTGTTGCATTGATGAGCTAATTTTACACTAATATTACGGCCATTTGGACTGCCCTTCCATTTGTCAATTTATAGACATCGAGACCAATTGGACGCTTGAGATTAGATTTTCCGTTTTCTGTCAGATTTTTCTTTCAGTGAAGTGGATATTTGTGTTATTAGGATCTACAGCACAATTAGGCGTAGcttttttaatatcaaaatgCAGCGATTAACGATGAAAACAcataacctctcaaaaaataatattctgtAATGCTAGCCCATGGTAGTCAAATTTATCACATTTTTTATGATTATCTATCTGAATTCATGGAATAATTTTCTTTAGGCTAAGACCACAATAGGACCAAACAATActttatttgatatttgttttattttcattatattatttttcttgattttaattattgattgatGTTAGTTTAATATTTCTTGTTAATAGCCTGATCAACTATTTACATGTATGTTGATTAATCACGACTCGGAAGATGATTGATTAAATATAGCAACAAAGACGTcatcaacacatggttaaactgactagaaatagtattcggtttcagtgtgcggttttaggtgaaaactgaaattccacgaagatttaatgcatttaaatctaattaaattcaattagaaataattggactgttagacTTAAATAGGTTTATTAACTCGAGgaatcgtttaataaataaaattgggGATTTCACCGTGATTGtcaagaattaaataattaattggattTTAACACGTGTCAATATAGTAGAGTTTGGTACCGTTGTGTGTCttagttatttatttgaatttgaatccCTCCTTGATATTTGAATCCCTCGTTTTTAattgcaattattttatttaaagtttagattaataatccacatatcatctttttatttattttgtctagCTTAAGTTAAGTGATAAAaattctagtaattaaatattagtctctgtgggatcgatactttgACTCatcgtccatttactataacttgacctagtccgcttgctagatttGTTCCCAACCGAAATACTCGGTCAATATCTATCAGAAAAAGTATTAGCATGCAATACTATACCAATCAGGTGCATTTTTAACAATGGAAACCATTACCTTCCATCAAGGCGCCTGTAAGTGACACCAATCACATCCAAAGCCCACTCCAATATGTCAAGCATTGACGTCCATTGGCTAAATATAAGAACACGATGTCCATATTGGTTTAGTACGGGGAGTAGTTCGGCCAATGCCTAAGCCAAAAAAATATCCATTATTCCATTTATAGTTGATATGCAAGCTAAAGAAACTGAACATCCCCGATGTATGCTAAGGTTTCTGTTTATTTTAATACTTTCAAAAGAAAGCCACTTCACATACCCGGCACTTGCCCGAAACCATAACATGCTCTTCAGAAAGAATTCCCTTCACATTGGAATCCCCGTAATATAGTAAAAGCTTTGAAAGACAGTAAACTGAATATCAGTGTAAGTCACATACATCATTACAAGCAAAATATTTCAAGTAATAATTAAACGCTGACATGAAATATGGAAATGCACACAAAAACATTTAACAAATCCACAAGTTATAACAGGTACTAAGAATAAAATGTAATCACTAACCTAAAGTAGGAGTTCAAGGAAGTAGGAGAAAAATGTTTTGAGGTTGTTTAGCTTGTAATGAACAATTTCTTGAAGGATAACAAAATTATATTGTTGAATGTTAATAGAGTTTATGATACTAAATCCTGGAGCATAAAATTTTGTATTAAATAACATAAGAAAGATTATTTAGAGTATGCATAGATTTGTAAGACTTTAAATAACCAAGAGGACTATAAAGAACTGAAGTCAGCATCTTTTAAACACTCATTGTCTAAGCCTGAATAGCAATCCTACAAAACTGATTATAGAAACAAAATAGCCATGAGGTTGAATATCAACTTTGTTAGCCAATTCTTGTTTAGGCTGACATACCATAGACCCCAACATACATATTGAACCCTCGACATTTTTGCAGAAGTTTAATTCACCATCAATATTTGTCCATCAATTTAGAACTTTTACAGGATGTGAATGATGCTCAACCATTGTATTTCCTCATCAATTTTAAAGTACAAATGAAAGTCCTGTATTGTATCTCACTGGCGAACACAAAAAAAACTCAAGGGCAAGCAAAAGTATGCGTACTCCTCCTATTGAAGTATTAGATGTTCAATGACAGAACAAGAGTAGTTTTCAGAGTAACATTAGAAGAACCATATTTTCGTACAACAGCACCGGCCCATACAAATAATCAATGCAATTTCCCAGGAAAGAACAATTTAAAGTATCACTAAATGCATGATGATGGGTTCCAACAACCTTCACACAAGCGACGGTGTTATAATTAGTATACGTTAAACTATTTTAAAACAATATGAGgccaaaatcttccaaaatgGTATTACCCTGTGGATTGAGAAGTCGTTATAAGTTCTGAGCTCCTCAATGACCCGTTCCAAGGTGCATTCAAAGCCAAACACACCTTTTGGATGCAACATTTTAGCAAAACGAACAATATCATCATCTGTGTAAATGCGTCGCACCAATAAAGGATGATTTGCGATCTGAAAACATGGAAAACACAAGCACATATATTAAACGTATGCAACTATGCATTAAACAAATATAACAaactacaaaataaataaacattcaTAACCTTACGAAACtcaaaaaaataattagaaaTTTGTCGCCGAGGTAAAATACTAGCAATGTTGCGTAGGGAGGTTTCTGAAGACCTCGTCACACGAGATTGAGATGCAGTACGATAATTCTCAATTGCTTCTTGATAAGCATCTTCTTGTTGTTTTCCCATGAGAACATACTCAATCTAAACTGACATCAAGGTCCCATTAGATTTTGCAAATAAACAAAGAACCGGTAGAATATTTTTAGTGGGTTAAGCTGATAAACAACGTACCTTCTGTGTTTTTGGAACTAGCTGCTGCATAACATCTGATTTTAACCGTCTTAAGATGAATGGGCCCAAAATGGACTTCATCCTAGAAATTAAATCTCTATCTTCAGCATTTAACAACTTTTTTAAGTCAACATCTCCCGTTTCAAAAAGATCAGGCATCATAAACTCCAACATAGACCACAGCTCCTGCAAATTCAGAGAGAGAGAAAAAGGTTGGAGCAGATATCTATGATCTCATGTATCAGATTCTAAAATAATAGAAAATCAATCAGCCTCTGGGTATGTAGCCATAAAGAATTAATGATCTATCAATGTAACAAAACAGTAGCCTTTTGAAAGGTAAACTAAAAGATAAAACATCACCATGACACAGTTAAGTTATAAGCACAGATCCAAAGTTTAAAAAGTCTATAGTTCAGGTCAATGTTTGGACATGAATTATATTTTCCAGAAATATGGGTACCATAAAAAAGAACATTCAACTTGTGACTCATAATTCATCGGCATACAGGTTGAAGAAACATAAAGGAACCAGTATAGATGTCCCTATTACAATTAAGTATAAAGAGCCAATCAGATCAAGAAAAGTTCAAAACGTAACATACATGGGAAATTACACGTAAAGTAAGACATGAGCCAGAATCCATTGACAAGATATGCTGATCATGCCGAGGAACTTCCAAATTATGATATAATTTACAATTTGGAAAATGAATTATCCCATTTCTCAAACTTAAaaggaataatatatttttaaaactacAGTAATGTATACTCCAACAACTTCAAAACCAATATAggcataaaaatatatcaatttccAAACCTATCATCTGGTCATTTATAAAACCAAAGAGGGAACGCAGGAAAAATATCTCTGTATTCATCCTTTTGACTGCCCACGACCAACAGATGCTACGTTCCCCAATCCGTGCAATATTTTTTATTGCTGACAAAGTGGAAAAACATTTTTTCCTCTAATCCCATGATATTAAGAAATATAGAAAAACAAATTAGTAGAAAATGACAACACATAATCATGCTAAAAAAAGCAAGATATATTATTTATAAGTTTTGTAAATGATGTAACGCTGGAACCAAATAAAATAGAACAAGTTGCAACTAAAATACATGTAAATCATTTTGTAATGGTGTCCCAGTAAGCATCAGCCGCTGTCTAGCATTCCGTGCCACCGACATTAAATTTTTCCATCTGTAGCTGTTCTTATCCTTCAAAGCATGAGCTTCATCCATTAAAACACATCCCCATTTCCAGTGTCTAAGTATTTTTCGGTCATCTTTCTGCTGCACACTGAACAATAGCTTTCAGGAATAAGAACAAGATAAACTCAAATGACAAGGAATAAACCAAAAAACTGTTTTTGTAGCAGACAAAACCTGTGGCGTTCAAAAAGTGAATAGCAcacaagaataacatcaaaaggCGGTGGCAAACCAGCCTTGCCAAGAGAATTCAACTCTTTTGAATGAGCAGATCTTGCAGAACCGTGGTATTGAAGCACAGTGAAAGATGGGCACCATTTATTAAGCTCCCTTTCCCAGTTCTCCAACACAGAGGCTGGACAAACAATTAAATGTGGACCAGGGTCATCTTCCAAATGCCTCAACAGGGTCAGATATGTAATAGCCTGAGATGCAAAATTTAATTTACAGTTGTTGCAATTGAAAGATAAAAAACACTCGGAAGTAATGATTAGATGAAAAATAAACGAAAACCAACCAACCTGGATAGTCTTACCAAGACCCATCTCATCAGCCAATATAGCTGCATGTCAAAAGCACTAGTTTAGCACGAAAATAGAAGTCATTTTACACAAAGATATAACCCCAGACCCTCCGCCAGCAGCCCCACTCTAGCAAGCATAGGATAATCTCACCACATAAGAAGGCCCCATCCTATACAGAATTAAAGGTAGAATCCGATGTGACACAGTGGCTTGTAATTCATTCTCTCTCCCGAAACTGAATTGTCTTAATAAGAATTCAATGTCTTGTTTAGTGTAATAACAAATGAATTAGCTTGGAAAAACTGAATTTCTACTGTCTAAACTTCCTACTGCTACAACTTCAATGCTTGAAATTCATAAAGCAATCAAAATCAACTCCAAATCCCAAACATGCAGATTGCATGTTACAATAAATGAAGAATACCTCCCCCGATTTTCTTTCTGTACAATAATAGTAGAAAATTGACTCCAACAAGCTGGTATGGCTTCAGTATTGGCTTAAAATCCGAATCTCCACTTCCACACACTTCATTGACATCATTCTACATCCGAAATTGTACAAAGTTTGAAAAAAGGttcgatatatatatacatatatataaagttAAAGAAACACAAAAAATGCATACTCTTTTCCAGACACAAATGCCTGTGATCAATCATTGCAACACACCAACATGTCCAAGCGGGCACATTTTCGTATAATTACCTGAGTGACAATTCTTACTGAAGAAGAAGCACCCAACTCCACCTCTGAGTAGCGGTCACAAACTTCCGAGGTTGTACCATACAGCTCCCGCTTCAGCTCAGCAGAAATCTTTTCACACTTCCGCAGGGCCTTCTTAACAACAtcttcctcctcctccacctcctccCCCACATCATCATCCTCGTccgaaaaagaaaatgagaacTCAACTGGGTCATCCTCATCATCCGAAATCACAACCCTATTCCCGCGATTGCTCGTTGCCGCACTCTTACCAATCTCCATGTCGGCATCCTCATCCTCCAGTCCTTCGAATTCGTTACCATTTCTAATACCCACGTTTCCGTTCTCCTCGGAAGATGAAGAACTGTCGATTACATGAATGGGTTTCGGATTGTAAGCAAATGATTCAATGGGTGGAGGGAGGTTTCCAGAA
This genomic interval from Primulina eburnea isolate SZY01 chromosome 16, ASM2296580v1, whole genome shotgun sequence contains the following:
- the LOC140815920 gene encoding protein C2-DOMAIN ABA-RELATED 7-like is translated as MDALGLLRIRVKRGINLSVRDTATSDPYVVVTCGEQRVKTKAVKDSCNPEWDDELTIYIKSLDVPIILCVYDKDTFTGDDSMGDAQIDIKPYVECLKMGSQDLPDNTKVDRVLPSQENCLAHESCVVWNKGKMTQEMTLRLRNAECGEVEIEIEWIDAQGCKGLHRPTSLSM
- the LOC140815919 gene encoding protein CHROMATIN REMODELING 19 isoform X1, which codes for MKRDRELIEVSDDEWSLHSDSFKPSRVFKPTPSSGNLPPPIESFAYNPKPIHVIDSSSSSEENGNVGIRNGNEFEGLEDEDADMEIGKSAATSNRGNRVVISDDEDDPVEFSFSFSDEDDDVGEEVEEEEDVVKKALRKCEKISAELKRELYGTTSEVCDRYSEVELGASSSVRIVTQNDVNEVCGSGDSDFKPILKPYQLVGVNFLLLLYRKKIGGAILADEMGLGKTIQAITYLTLLRHLEDDPGPHLIVCPASVLENWERELNKWCPSFTVLQYHGSARSAHSKELNSLGKAGLPPPFDVILVCYSLFERHSVQQKDDRKILRHWKWGCVLMDEAHALKDKNSYRWKNLMSVARNARQRLMLTGTPLQNDLHELWSMLEFMMPDLFETGDVDLKKLLNAEDRDLISRMKSILGPFILRRLKSDVMQQLVPKTQKIEYVLMGKQQEDAYQEAIENYRTASQSRVTRSSETSLRNIASILPRRQISNYFFEFRKIANHPLLVRRIYTDDDIVRFAKMLHPKGVFGFECTLERVIEELRTYNDFSIHRLLLYYGDSNVKGILSEEHVMVSGKCRALAELLPVLNQYGHRVLIFSQWTSMLDILEWALDVIGVTYRRLDGSTQVTERQTIVDTFNKDTSIFACLLSTRAGGQGLNLTGADTVIIHDMDFNPQIDRQAEDRCHRIGQTKPVTVYRLVTKNTVDENVYEIAKRKLTLDAAVLESGIQLDNQGDVPDKTMAEILSSMLR
- the LOC140815919 gene encoding protein CHROMATIN REMODELING 19 isoform X2 yields the protein MKRDRELIEVSDDEWSLHSDSFKPSRVFKPTPSSGNLPPPIESFAYNPKPIHVIDSSSSSEENGNVGIRNGNEFEGLEDEDADMEIGKSAATSNRGNRVVISDDEDDPVEFSFSFSDEDDDVGEEVEEEEDVVKKALRKCEKISAELKRELYGTTSEVCDRYSEVELGASSSVRIVTQNDVNEVCGSGDSDFKPILKPYQLVGVNFLLLLYRKKIGGAILADEMGLASVLENWERELNKWCPSFTVLQYHGSARSAHSKELNSLGKAGLPPPFDVILVCYSLFERHSVQQKDDRKILRHWKWGCVLMDEAHALKDKNSYRWKNLMSVARNARQRLMLTGTPLQNDLHELWSMLEFMMPDLFETGDVDLKKLLNAEDRDLISRMKSILGPFILRRLKSDVMQQLVPKTQKIEYVLMGKQQEDAYQEAIENYRTASQSRVTRSSETSLRNIASILPRRQISNYFFEFRKIANHPLLVRRIYTDDDIVRFAKMLHPKGVFGFECTLERVIEELRTYNDFSIHRLLLYYGDSNVKGILSEEHVMVSGKCRALAELLPVLNQYGHRVLIFSQWTSMLDILEWALDVIGVTYRRLDGSTQVTERQTIVDTFNKDTSIFACLLSTRAGGQGLNLTGADTVIIHDMDFNPQIDRQAEDRCHRIGQTKPVTVYRLVTKNTVDENVYEIAKRKLTLDAAVLESGIQLDNQGDVPDKTMAEILSSMLR